The following are encoded together in the Bradyrhizobium algeriense genome:
- a CDS encoding bifunctional salicylyl-CoA 5-hydroxylase/oxidoreductase — protein MKIAIIGGGPAGLYAAILLKKQRPQAEITVYERNRTDDTFGFGVVFSDATLDNFEKYDPPSYRRITQEFAYWDDIAVHFRGTVHRVGGNGFCGCSRRTLLLILQERARELGVTLLFETDIDDEARFADADLIVLADGINSRFRDKYIEHFQPQIDLRSNKFAWMGSTKPLDAFTFIFQETEWGPFIAHAYQYEVGRSTWIFETDAETFQRAGLEGLSEQQSADRMAEIFGWFLDGHPLLINRSMWRNFPMIRSQRWVKDNMVLLGDAKATAHFSIGSGTKLAMEDAIALADAMAQAPTVEGALQTYEHGRREEVEKTQHAADVSLVWFEHVDRFWDFDPVQFAFGVMTRAKAITYDNLTLRAPEFVREVDKAFAKQVRAKGFDVDIDKPVAPMFQPLKLREMEVANRAVVSPMCMYSAKEGVPGDFHLVHYGSRAIGGAGLIFTEMTCVGRDARITPGCTGLWNDEQQAAWTRIVDFVHANSAAKICLQLGHAGRKGATKLMWEGMDRPLEQGGWDTISASPLPYFPDSQVPREMDRAAMDRVKQEFVAASLRGEACGFDMLELHCAHGYLLASFISPLTNQRADEYGGSLANRLRYPLEVFEAMRAAWPAHKPMSVRISATDWAAGGITGDDAVAVARAFAEAGVDLVDVSTGQTVRDAQPIYGRMFQTPFSDQVRNEARVATMCVGNITTADQVNTILAAGRADLVALARPHLVDPSFTMRAAAWYGADIACPPQYLPGKEQIFRNSVRDRQDFEDLKIKGKPKTRAELKAEATKPLAAE, from the coding sequence ATGAAGATCGCGATTATCGGTGGCGGACCGGCCGGTCTCTACGCCGCGATCCTCTTGAAGAAACAGCGGCCCCAGGCCGAGATCACGGTCTATGAGCGCAACCGCACCGACGACACGTTCGGCTTCGGGGTGGTATTCTCGGACGCGACGCTGGACAATTTCGAGAAATACGATCCGCCGAGCTATCGCCGCATCACCCAGGAATTCGCCTATTGGGACGATATCGCCGTGCATTTCCGCGGCACCGTCCACCGCGTCGGCGGCAACGGTTTTTGCGGCTGCTCGCGGCGGACGCTGCTGCTGATCCTGCAGGAGCGCGCGCGCGAACTCGGCGTGACGCTGCTGTTCGAAACCGATATCGACGACGAAGCGCGATTTGCCGATGCCGACCTGATCGTGCTGGCCGACGGCATCAACAGCCGCTTCCGCGACAAATACATTGAACACTTCCAGCCCCAGATCGACCTGCGTTCCAACAAGTTCGCCTGGATGGGATCGACCAAACCGCTCGATGCCTTCACCTTCATCTTCCAGGAGACCGAGTGGGGGCCGTTCATCGCGCACGCCTATCAGTATGAGGTGGGACGCTCGACCTGGATATTCGAAACCGACGCCGAAACCTTCCAGCGCGCCGGGCTCGAAGGCCTGAGCGAGCAGCAATCCGCCGACCGCATGGCCGAGATTTTCGGCTGGTTCCTCGACGGTCATCCGCTGCTGATCAACCGCTCGATGTGGCGCAATTTCCCGATGATCCGCAGCCAGCGCTGGGTCAAGGACAACATGGTGCTGCTTGGCGACGCCAAGGCCACGGCGCATTTCTCGATCGGCTCCGGTACCAAGCTCGCGATGGAAGACGCGATCGCGCTGGCCGATGCGATGGCGCAGGCGCCGACGGTCGAGGGCGCATTGCAAACCTACGAGCATGGCCGGCGCGAGGAGGTCGAAAAGACCCAGCACGCCGCCGACGTGTCGTTGGTCTGGTTCGAACATGTCGACCGCTTCTGGGATTTCGATCCCGTGCAGTTCGCCTTCGGCGTCATGACCCGCGCCAAGGCGATCACTTACGATAACCTCACGCTGCGCGCGCCGGAATTCGTCCGCGAGGTCGACAAGGCGTTTGCAAAACAGGTGCGCGCCAAGGGCTTCGATGTCGACATCGACAAGCCCGTGGCGCCGATGTTCCAGCCGCTCAAGTTGCGCGAGATGGAAGTTGCGAATCGCGCGGTGGTGTCGCCGATGTGCATGTACTCGGCGAAGGAGGGTGTGCCCGGCGATTTCCATCTGGTGCATTATGGCTCGCGCGCCATCGGCGGCGCCGGGCTGATCTTCACCGAGATGACCTGCGTCGGCCGCGACGCCCGCATCACGCCGGGCTGCACTGGCTTGTGGAACGACGAGCAGCAGGCCGCGTGGACGCGCATCGTCGATTTCGTCCACGCCAATTCCGCCGCCAAAATCTGCCTGCAGCTTGGACATGCCGGCCGCAAGGGCGCGACCAAATTGATGTGGGAGGGGATGGACCGGCCGCTCGAGCAGGGCGGCTGGGACACGATCTCGGCGTCGCCACTACCTTACTTCCCCGACAGCCAGGTGCCGCGCGAGATGGATCGCGCCGCGATGGACCGCGTCAAGCAGGAGTTCGTCGCCGCTTCCTTGCGCGGCGAGGCCTGCGGTTTCGATATGCTGGAGCTGCACTGCGCCCACGGCTATCTGCTGGCGAGTTTCATTTCGCCGCTGACCAACCAGCGCGCCGACGAATATGGCGGCTCGCTCGCCAACCGGCTGCGCTATCCGCTGGAAGTGTTCGAGGCGATGCGCGCGGCATGGCCGGCGCACAAGCCGATGTCGGTTCGCATCTCCGCCACCGACTGGGCCGCGGGCGGCATCACCGGCGACGACGCGGTCGCGGTCGCGCGCGCGTTCGCCGAGGCCGGCGTCGACCTGGTCGATGTCTCCACCGGCCAGACCGTGCGCGACGCGCAGCCGATCTACGGCCGCATGTTCCAGACGCCGTTCTCCGATCAGGTCCGGAATGAAGCCCGGGTCGCGACCATGTGCGTCGGGAACATCACGACGGCGGACCAAGTAAACACGATTTTGGCCGCTGGCCGTGCCGACCTGGTGGCGCTGGCCCGGCCGCATCTGGTCGATCCGTCGTTCACGATGCGGGCAGCGGCCTGGTACGGCGCCGATATAGCATGTCCGCCACAATATCTGCCGGGCAAGGAACAAATCTTCCGCAACAGCGTCCGCGACCGGCAGGATTTCGAAGACCTCAAAATTAAGGGTAAGCCGAAAACCCGCGCCGAGCTGAAAGCCGAGGCGACAAAGCCGCTTGCAGCCGAATAG
- a CDS encoding cupin domain-containing protein, with amino-acid sequence MKTEIAGITRANEGIQGISWSILGQTYVPKNVTEHSFSWHATFPPETFVPPHIHPDQDEYLYILEGQLDFFLDGAETQATPGDLVRLPMGKPHGIFNKSGRTAKTLFWVSPTRRLYDLFWAIHNMREQTPDAVVALAAEHNIHFLPPPPGA; translated from the coding sequence ATGAAGACCGAAATCGCCGGCATCACGCGCGCCAATGAAGGCATCCAGGGAATCTCCTGGAGCATCCTCGGCCAGACCTATGTGCCGAAAAACGTCACCGAGCATTCCTTCTCATGGCATGCGACGTTCCCGCCCGAAACTTTCGTGCCGCCGCATATTCATCCCGACCAGGATGAATATCTCTACATCCTCGAGGGCCAGCTCGACTTCTTCCTCGACGGTGCCGAGACGCAGGCTACGCCCGGCGATCTGGTGCGGCTGCCGATGGGCAAGCCGCACGGCATCTTCAACAAGTCCGGCCGCACCGCGAAGACGCTGTTCTGGGTGTCGCCGACGCGGCGGCTCTACGATCTGTTCTGGGCGATCCACAACATGAGGGAGCAGACGCCGGACGCGGTGGTAGCGCTGGCCGCCGAGCACAACATCCACTTCCTGCCGCCGCCTCCGGGGGCGTGA
- a CDS encoding enoyl-CoA hydratase family protein, with protein MSKPANPVTLPLGDYSPKHFLLAVVDRVATVTLNRPERKNPLTFESYRELTDFFRACAMDDEVKTIVVSGAGGNFSSGGDVFEIIGPLIQMDTKGLTAFTRMTGDLVKAMRACPQPIVAAVEGICAGAGAIVAMASDLRLAATGAKVAFLFNKVGLAGCDMGACAILPRIIGQSRASELLYTGRFMTAEEGERWGFFSRIVTPDAVLPQAQLLAKQISEGPTFANTMTKRMLAMEWAMSVEEAIEAEAVAQALCMTTEDFARAFEAFSNKRTPVFQGN; from the coding sequence ATGAGCAAGCCCGCCAACCCCGTCACGCTGCCGCTGGGCGATTATTCGCCGAAGCATTTCCTGCTGGCCGTGGTCGATCGCGTCGCCACCGTGACGCTCAACCGTCCCGAGCGAAAGAATCCGCTGACCTTCGAGAGCTATCGCGAACTCACTGATTTCTTCCGCGCCTGCGCGATGGATGACGAGGTCAAGACCATCGTCGTGTCAGGCGCGGGCGGCAACTTCTCGTCGGGTGGCGACGTGTTCGAGATCATCGGTCCCTTGATTCAGATGGATACCAAGGGGCTGACCGCCTTTACCCGCATGACCGGCGATCTCGTCAAGGCGATGCGTGCGTGCCCGCAGCCGATCGTGGCTGCCGTCGAGGGCATCTGCGCCGGCGCGGGCGCGATCGTCGCGATGGCCTCGGATCTGCGCCTGGCCGCCACCGGCGCCAAGGTCGCATTCCTGTTCAACAAGGTCGGGCTCGCCGGCTGCGACATGGGCGCCTGCGCAATCCTGCCGCGCATCATCGGGCAGTCGCGGGCCTCCGAACTGCTCTACACCGGCCGCTTCATGACCGCGGAGGAGGGCGAACGCTGGGGCTTCTTCAGCCGCATCGTCACGCCGGACGCAGTGCTGCCGCAGGCGCAGCTTCTGGCCAAGCAGATTTCCGAAGGGCCGACTTTTGCCAACACCATGACCAAGCGCATGCTGGCGATGGAATGGGCGATGTCGGTGGAGGAGGCGATCGAGGCCGAAGCGGTTGCGCAAGCGCTCTGCATGACCACGGAAGATTTCGCCCGCGCCTTCGAGGCGTTCTCGAACAAGCGGACCCCGGTGTTCCAGGGGAATTGA
- a CDS encoding flavin-dependent oxidoreductase yields MKAIIVGGGIGGLTTALMLRARGIDCELFEQSESIRELGVGINTLPHAIRELTGLGLLDRLDAAAVRTDQLYYLSRHGQEVWREPRGLDAGHDVPQFSVHRGRLQSVIHRAVEERLGPEAIHTGCRLGAFAQHEGGVVAHFFDRTGAHVKTARGDILIGADGIHSRVREMLFPDEGPPCWNGLMLWRGARDWPAFLTGRSMIVAGGLNAKVVIYPIAEGSSPSSRLTNWAVMVKIGDGNVPPPRREDWSRPGKREELMPHVERFKVPYVDVRSLISATSEFYEYPCCDRDPLPYWTWGRVTLLGDAAHPMYPVGSNGASQAILDARALADELARAEHPRQALVAYEKKRLPMTAEIVRANRRGGPEGVIDAVEQLAPDGFTDIEKVLSHAQREAIVRGYASKAGFAPPPLGLAAVR; encoded by the coding sequence ATGAAAGCGATCATCGTCGGGGGCGGCATCGGCGGCCTCACCACTGCGCTCATGTTGCGGGCGCGCGGCATCGACTGCGAGTTGTTCGAACAGTCCGAAAGCATCCGCGAGCTTGGCGTCGGCATCAACACACTGCCGCATGCGATCAGAGAATTGACCGGCCTCGGGCTGCTGGACCGGCTGGATGCCGCCGCTGTACGCACCGACCAATTGTATTATCTCAGCCGCCACGGCCAGGAAGTCTGGCGCGAGCCGCGCGGGCTCGACGCCGGCCACGACGTGCCGCAATTCTCGGTTCATCGCGGCCGCCTGCAGAGCGTGATCCATCGCGCCGTCGAGGAACGGCTCGGCCCTGAGGCCATCCACACCGGCTGCCGTCTCGGCGCGTTCGCGCAGCACGAGGGCGGCGTGGTTGCGCATTTTTTCGACCGCACCGGCGCCCATGTCAAAACCGCGCGCGGCGATATCCTGATCGGCGCCGACGGTATTCACTCGCGCGTGCGCGAGATGCTGTTTCCGGACGAGGGGCCGCCGTGCTGGAACGGGTTGATGCTATGGCGTGGCGCGCGCGACTGGCCGGCGTTCCTGACCGGCCGCTCGATGATCGTTGCCGGCGGGCTGAACGCCAAGGTCGTGATCTATCCGATCGCGGAAGGATCGAGCCCGTCGAGCCGGCTGACCAACTGGGCGGTGATGGTGAAGATCGGCGACGGCAATGTGCCGCCGCCCCGCCGCGAGGACTGGTCGCGGCCGGGCAAGCGCGAGGAACTGATGCCGCATGTCGAGCGCTTCAAGGTGCCGTATGTCGATGTGCGCAGCCTGATCTCGGCGACGTCGGAATTCTACGAGTACCCCTGCTGCGACCGCGATCCGCTGCCGTACTGGACCTGGGGCCGGGTGACGCTGCTCGGCGACGCCGCGCACCCGATGTATCCGGTCGGTTCCAACGGCGCCTCGCAGGCGATCCTCGATGCCCGCGCGCTGGCCGACGAACTGGCGCGAGCCGAGCATCCGCGCCAGGCGCTGGTGGCCTATGAGAAGAAGCGGCTGCCGATGACGGCGGAGATCGTGCGCGCCAACCGCCGCGGCGGCCCCGAGGGCGTGATCGACGCGGTCGAGCAACTGGCGCCCGATGGCTTTACCGATATCGAGAAGGTGCTGAGCCACGCCCAGCGCGAGGCGATCGTGCGCGGCTATGCGTCCAAGGCCGGCTTTGCGCCGCCACCGCTGGGATTGGCGGCGGTGCGGTAA
- a CDS encoding flavin-containing monooxygenase: protein MVRQKQVCIIGAGVSGLAAAKAFAARGHQITIVERSGDLGGVWEPARSYPEVQTQSPKDLYRYTDKAMPDSYPEWPKGPQVHAYLTEYAKDNDLLGAISFNTAVVQMDRRPDSAPGWRIELRGPDGGVRYEDFDFVAVCTGQFNEPQTLSLPGEDTFTAQGGRILHSSQYNDPMIAKGRRIVVLGGSKSATDIAVNAVNSGAAEVTLVYREPVWRIPYFIGGLVNFKRILYIRAQEEMFRSWGIGVMSQFAHAVAKPLVWANWRGLESLLKVQLKLGKCDMVPKERIEDGVNCAVPIATPGFFPMVADGRIKAIRGSFARYDGNSIVTTGGQRVQADVAVLAIGYKLGVPFLPQAYREKLVDPDGQYRLYRLIANPDLPEMGFVGFNSSFCTVLCADLAANWLVRYADGQLARQPTPKEMRDNIEMMLHFKRVERPAAGIYGGLCVAPYHFKHFDELLADIGVSGRRANPLVEKFTPPDAAAYGRFLAAAPAYRAS, encoded by the coding sequence ATGGTCAGGCAAAAACAGGTTTGTATCATCGGCGCCGGCGTATCCGGTCTGGCCGCTGCAAAAGCCTTCGCCGCGCGCGGACATCAAATCACGATCGTCGAGCGCAGCGGCGATCTCGGTGGCGTCTGGGAGCCGGCGCGGTCCTATCCCGAGGTGCAAACGCAAAGCCCGAAGGATCTCTATCGTTACACCGACAAGGCGATGCCGGATTCCTATCCGGAATGGCCGAAGGGCCCGCAGGTCCACGCCTATCTGACTGAATACGCCAAGGACAACGATCTCCTCGGTGCCATCAGCTTCAACACGGCCGTGGTGCAGATGGATCGCCGGCCCGATTCGGCGCCCGGCTGGCGGATCGAGCTGCGGGGGCCGGACGGCGGTGTCCGTTACGAGGATTTCGATTTTGTCGCAGTTTGTACCGGGCAGTTCAACGAGCCCCAGACACTCAGCCTGCCCGGTGAAGACACTTTCACGGCGCAGGGCGGGCGCATCCTGCACTCCTCGCAGTACAACGATCCGATGATCGCCAAGGGCCGGAGGATCGTCGTGCTCGGCGGTTCGAAGTCGGCGACGGATATTGCGGTCAACGCCGTCAATTCGGGCGCTGCCGAAGTGACGCTGGTGTACCGCGAGCCGGTGTGGCGGATTCCCTATTTCATCGGCGGCCTGGTCAATTTCAAACGCATTCTCTACATCCGCGCGCAGGAGGAGATGTTCAGGAGCTGGGGCATCGGCGTGATGTCGCAGTTCGCGCATGCGGTCGCAAAGCCGCTCGTCTGGGCAAACTGGCGTGGACTGGAGAGCCTGCTGAAAGTTCAGCTCAAGCTCGGCAAATGCGACATGGTGCCGAAAGAGCGGATCGAGGATGGTGTCAATTGCGCGGTGCCGATCGCCACGCCAGGATTCTTTCCGATGGTCGCCGACGGCCGCATCAAGGCCATCAGAGGCAGCTTTGCGCGCTACGACGGCAATTCGATCGTGACGACCGGCGGGCAGCGCGTCCAGGCCGATGTCGCCGTGCTCGCGATCGGCTACAAACTGGGCGTGCCGTTCCTGCCGCAGGCGTACCGCGAGAAGCTGGTCGATCCCGACGGGCAATACCGGCTCTATCGGCTGATCGCCAATCCGGACCTGCCCGAGATGGGATTCGTCGGTTTCAATTCCAGCTTCTGCACGGTGCTGTGCGCTGATCTCGCGGCGAACTGGCTGGTGCGCTACGCCGATGGCCAGCTCGCCCGTCAGCCGACGCCGAAGGAGATGCGGGACAACATCGAGATGATGTTGCATTTCAAGCGCGTCGAACGGCCGGCGGCCGGCATCTATGGCGGCCTGTGCGTGGCGCCCTATCACTTCAAGCATTTTGACGAATTGCTGGCGGATATCGGGGTGTCCGGACGCCGGGCCAATCCGCTGGTGGAGAAATTTACCCCGCCCGACGCCGCGGCCTATGGCCGCTTCCTGGCCGCGGCGCCGGCCTACCGCGCGTCCTGA
- a CDS encoding AraC family transcriptional regulator produces the protein MARATSIPQHDPTVRLAAFNRVSTDSVDAAADAVGRIFCPHELKPTARSSPDFFALHNSAVFGGFSVNYVAYGGSVSIDPGCLERFFLLQIPVHGSARIQTAARDIAAAPGASASLLSPTIPTRMTWQNNCAQIILLVERRLLEQRAAALSGQPAGAVEFEPAVDLSSRDGRALQSQIMELIDLAERLGPQRPLSPMAAANLRETLLGTLLHGQRHSASDAIERFGGRAEALPQPLRRAREFLYAHAEEPLDLTQLAEAAGTGIRALQLGFQRHFETSISEMLRDIRLAHLNVRLAAASPDESITDIAFELGFTHLSRMASAYRAKFGETPSATLRGMN, from the coding sequence GTGGCGAGAGCTACCAGCATTCCCCAGCATGACCCCACCGTCCGGCTGGCGGCGTTCAACCGTGTTTCGACCGATAGCGTCGACGCTGCCGCCGACGCGGTCGGGCGGATATTCTGCCCGCACGAACTGAAGCCCACCGCGCGATCATCACCCGACTTTTTTGCGCTGCATAACAGCGCGGTCTTTGGCGGATTTTCCGTCAACTACGTTGCCTATGGCGGGTCGGTGTCGATCGATCCGGGCTGTCTCGAGCGCTTCTTCCTGCTGCAAATTCCCGTGCACGGTTCGGCGCGGATCCAAACAGCGGCGCGCGACATCGCAGCCGCTCCCGGCGCCAGCGCGTCGCTATTATCGCCGACGATTCCCACCCGAATGACCTGGCAGAACAATTGCGCCCAGATCATTCTGCTGGTCGAGCGCCGCCTGTTGGAGCAACGGGCTGCGGCGCTGTCGGGCCAGCCAGCGGGCGCGGTCGAGTTCGAGCCCGCGGTCGATCTCTCCTCGAGAGACGGCCGGGCGCTTCAGTCGCAAATTATGGAGCTCATCGATCTCGCCGAACGGCTCGGACCGCAACGGCCGCTTTCGCCGATGGCGGCGGCCAATCTGCGCGAGACACTGTTGGGTACCTTGCTTCACGGCCAGCGCCACAGCGCCAGCGACGCGATCGAGCGATTTGGCGGCCGGGCCGAAGCGCTGCCGCAGCCGCTACGGCGGGCACGCGAATTCCTGTATGCGCACGCGGAAGAGCCGCTCGACCTCACGCAGCTTGCCGAAGCCGCAGGCACGGGTATCCGTGCGCTGCAGCTCGGCTTTCAGCGGCATTTCGAAACGTCGATCTCTGAGATGCTGCGCGATATCAGGCTCGCGCATCTCAATGTCAGGTTGGCCGCCGCCTCCCCTGACGAAAGCATCACCGATATCGCATTCGAGCTTGGATTTACCCATCTCAGCCGGATGGCAAGCGCCTACCGCGCCAAGTTCGGCGAAACGCCCTCGGCGACCCTGCGCGGGATGAACTAG
- a CDS encoding ABC transporter substrate-binding protein, whose translation MKQSLKLTGLAVLLGVAAEPVAAQEKIKIGVITTLSGPAAVLGQQSRDGLQLGIKDLGGKMAGKDVEVVVVDDELKPDGAVTKAKGLLEREKVDFVVGPIFSNILQAIHRPVTENKTFLISPNAGPSSYAGKECSPFFYVTSYQNDQVHEILGKVAQDRGYKRMYVLVPNYQAGKDSAAGFKLDYKGEIAEESYTPLGTLDFQVELTKISSSKVDALFTFMPGGMGVGLVKQYRQAGLADKIPVLSAFTVDESTLPAQQDAAVGMFGGANWAPDMDNPQSKKFVAAYEAAYNSVPGTYAMQGYDTALLIDSAVKAVKGDLKNKEAVSAALRKAEFTSLRGDFKFNVNGYPIQNFYLTKVAKRPDGKFQTEIVEKVFSNYGDRYAKDCTAK comes from the coding sequence ATGAAGCAGTCGTTGAAGCTGACCGGACTTGCCGTTTTGCTGGGGGTTGCCGCGGAGCCAGTCGCAGCGCAGGAGAAAATCAAGATCGGCGTGATCACGACCTTGTCCGGGCCGGCCGCCGTCCTCGGCCAGCAATCGCGCGACGGCCTGCAACTCGGAATCAAGGACCTCGGCGGCAAGATGGCGGGCAAGGATGTTGAGGTCGTCGTCGTCGACGACGAACTCAAGCCCGACGGCGCCGTGACCAAGGCCAAGGGCCTGCTCGAACGCGAGAAGGTCGACTTTGTTGTCGGGCCGATTTTCTCCAACATCCTGCAAGCCATTCACCGGCCGGTGACCGAGAACAAGACGTTCCTGATCAGTCCGAACGCGGGGCCGTCGAGCTATGCTGGCAAGGAGTGCAGCCCGTTCTTCTACGTCACTTCCTATCAGAACGACCAGGTGCACGAGATCCTCGGCAAGGTCGCCCAGGATCGCGGCTACAAGCGCATGTACGTGCTGGTGCCGAACTATCAGGCCGGCAAGGATTCGGCGGCCGGATTCAAGCTCGACTACAAGGGCGAGATTGCGGAAGAAAGCTACACGCCGCTCGGTACGCTGGATTTCCAGGTCGAGCTGACCAAGATTTCTTCTTCCAAGGTCGATGCGCTGTTCACCTTCATGCCGGGCGGCATGGGCGTCGGCCTCGTCAAGCAGTACCGGCAGGCCGGTCTTGCCGACAAGATCCCGGTGCTGTCGGCCTTCACCGTCGATGAATCCACCCTGCCCGCGCAGCAGGACGCCGCCGTCGGCATGTTCGGCGGCGCCAACTGGGCGCCCGACATGGACAATCCCCAGAGCAAGAAGTTTGTCGCCGCTTATGAAGCCGCCTACAACAGCGTGCCCGGCACCTACGCCATGCAGGGCTATGATACGGCCTTGCTGATCGACAGCGCGGTGAAGGCGGTGAAGGGCGACCTCAAGAACAAGGAGGCCGTGTCGGCCGCGCTTCGGAAGGCCGAGTTCACTTCGCTGCGCGGCGATTTCAAGTTCAACGTCAACGGCTATCCGATCCAGAATTTTTATCTGACCAAGGTCGCCAAGCGTCCGGACGGAAAATTCCAGACCGAGATCGTCGAGAAGGTATTTTCCAACTATGGCGACCGTTACGCCAAGGATTGCACCGCGAAATAA
- a CDS encoding cupin domain-containing protein has product MAALEKGITANGTGYGGKTWNILGQVYFPKAVTDSTFAFETNSEPGQFVPVHVHPTQDEFILVQEGTLDLKLDGVWVQAKAGDLVRMPRGIPHGYFNKSDKPARALFWVSPMQKLEALFNQLHNLTDPEEVVRISAQHEVNFLPPEANE; this is encoded by the coding sequence ATGGCAGCACTCGAAAAAGGCATCACCGCCAATGGCACGGGCTACGGCGGCAAGACCTGGAATATCCTGGGTCAGGTCTACTTCCCCAAAGCTGTGACCGATTCAACCTTTGCCTTCGAGACCAACAGCGAACCCGGCCAGTTCGTGCCGGTGCACGTCCACCCGACGCAGGATGAATTCATCCTGGTGCAGGAGGGCACCCTCGACCTCAAGCTCGACGGCGTCTGGGTGCAGGCCAAGGCCGGCGACCTCGTTCGGATGCCGCGTGGCATTCCGCATGGCTATTTCAACAAGTCCGATAAACCGGCACGCGCGCTGTTCTGGGTGTCACCGATGCAGAAGCTCGAAGCGCTGTTCAACCAGCTCCACAATCTGACGGATCCCGAAGAGGTGGTCCGGATATCAGCGCAGCATGAAGTGAACTTCCTGCCGCCCGAAGCCAACGAATAG
- a CDS encoding MarR family winged helix-turn-helix transcriptional regulator: MILDSETKAVELPEHHGDELRLWLRLLTCTTLIEGEVRSRLRERFDVTLPRFDLMAQLDKVPEGMTLSDVSKRMMVSNGNVTGLVERLVESGHLDRRTSDADRRVQVIRLTKAGRAEFRKMAAEHELWIADVFGDLTPKDVRELMRLLAKTKASAQKSAKTRAG, translated from the coding sequence ATGATCCTTGATTCAGAGACCAAGGCCGTCGAACTCCCGGAACATCATGGCGACGAACTCAGGCTATGGCTTCGCCTCCTGACCTGCACGACCCTGATCGAGGGCGAAGTGCGCAGCCGCCTGCGCGAACGCTTCGACGTCACGCTGCCGCGGTTCGATCTGATGGCCCAGCTCGACAAGGTGCCGGAGGGCATGACACTGTCCGACGTCTCCAAGCGGATGATGGTCTCGAACGGCAACGTCACCGGGCTGGTCGAGCGCCTCGTCGAATCCGGACATCTCGACCGCCGCACGTCGGACGCCGACCGCCGCGTGCAGGTAATCCGCCTGACCAAGGCGGGGCGGGCCGAATTCCGCAAGATGGCGGCGGAGCATGAATTGTGGATTGCCGATGTCTTCGGGGACCTGACGCCAAAGGACGTCCGCGAACTGATGCGCCTGCTGGCCAAGACCAAGGCGTCGGCGCAGAAGTCCGCGAAGACGCGAGCGGGCTGA